The Streptomyces sp. NBC_00670 genome window below encodes:
- a CDS encoding ABC transporter ATP-binding protein encodes MDASSSPPLTARSTAVELAGITKRFPGVVANHDIHLTVRKGTVHALVGENGAGKSTLMKILYGMQKPDEGTIAVDGEQVAFTSPADAIARGIGMVHQHFMLADNLTVLENTVLGSEKLHGIGGGARRKIKEISDRYGLGVRPDVLVESLGVADRQRVEILKVLYRGARTLILDEPTAVLVPQEVDALFANLRELKSEGLSVIFISHKLGEVLSVADEITVIRRGTTVGTAVPAKTTPRQLAELMVGSELPTPETAESTVTDRPVIEVAGLTVYAAGASLGDVNEVSDTAPAASGGTGALLTDTPTGGDVRRVLDDVTFTIHAGEVMGIAGVEGNGQTELIDALIGTKHADSGTLRFLGEDITPWPTRKRRERGVGYIPEDRHRQGLLLEAPLWENRILGHVTEKPNAKGFWLDPKGAQADTRRIVEEYDVRTPGIDVTAASLSGGNQQKLIVGREMSHAPKFLIAAHPTRGVDVGAQAQIWDRIREARREGLAVLLISADLDELIGLSDTLRVIYNGRLVADADPATITPEELGSAMTGAAAGHLEHDEPGDRHDESGAPSGATEAAPEDEAR; translated from the coding sequence ATCGACGCGTCCAGCAGCCCTCCGCTCACCGCGCGGTCGACCGCGGTCGAGCTGGCCGGCATCACCAAGCGGTTCCCGGGGGTGGTGGCCAACCACGACATCCACCTCACCGTCCGCAAGGGCACCGTGCACGCCCTCGTCGGCGAGAACGGCGCCGGCAAGTCGACGCTGATGAAGATCCTCTACGGCATGCAGAAGCCGGACGAGGGCACCATCGCGGTCGACGGCGAGCAGGTGGCCTTCACCAGCCCCGCCGACGCCATCGCCCGCGGCATCGGCATGGTCCACCAGCACTTCATGCTCGCGGACAACCTCACCGTCCTGGAGAACACCGTCCTGGGCAGCGAGAAGCTCCACGGCATCGGCGGCGGCGCCCGCCGGAAGATCAAGGAGATCTCCGACCGGTACGGGCTGGGCGTGCGCCCCGATGTCCTGGTGGAGAGCCTCGGCGTCGCCGACCGCCAGCGCGTGGAGATCCTCAAGGTCCTCTACCGCGGCGCCCGCACCCTGATCCTGGACGAGCCGACCGCCGTGCTCGTGCCGCAGGAGGTCGACGCGCTCTTCGCCAACCTGCGCGAACTGAAGTCCGAGGGCCTGTCCGTCATCTTCATCTCGCACAAGCTGGGCGAGGTCCTCTCCGTCGCCGACGAGATCACCGTCATCCGGCGCGGCACCACCGTCGGCACCGCCGTCCCCGCGAAGACCACCCCCCGCCAGCTCGCCGAGCTGATGGTCGGCAGCGAGCTGCCCACCCCCGAGACCGCCGAGTCGACGGTCACCGACCGCCCGGTGATCGAGGTCGCGGGTCTGACCGTCTACGCCGCCGGCGCCTCGCTCGGCGACGTCAACGAGGTGAGCGACACCGCCCCGGCCGCCAGCGGCGGCACCGGCGCCCTGCTCACCGACACGCCCACCGGCGGCGACGTACGCCGGGTGCTGGACGACGTCACGTTCACCATCCACGCCGGCGAGGTCATGGGCATCGCGGGCGTCGAGGGCAACGGGCAGACCGAGCTGATCGACGCGCTGATCGGCACCAAGCACGCCGACTCCGGCACCCTCCGCTTCCTGGGCGAGGACATCACCCCCTGGCCCACCCGCAAGCGCCGTGAGCGGGGCGTCGGCTACATCCCCGAGGACCGCCACCGCCAGGGCCTGCTCCTGGAGGCCCCGCTCTGGGAGAACCGCATCCTCGGCCACGTCACCGAGAAGCCCAACGCCAAGGGCTTCTGGCTGGACCCCAAGGGCGCCCAGGCCGACACCCGCCGGATCGTCGAGGAGTACGACGTCCGCACCCCCGGCATCGACGTCACCGCCGCCTCCCTCTCCGGCGGCAACCAGCAGAAGCTGATCGTCGGCCGCGAGATGAGCCACGCCCCCAAGTTCCTGATCGCCGCGCACCCCACCCGCGGCGTGGACGTCGGCGCGCAGGCGCAGATCTGGGACCGCATCCGCGAGGCCCGCCGCGAGGGCCTGGCCGTGCTGCTGATCTCCGCCGACCTGGACGAGCTGATCGGCCTGTCGGACACCCTGCGGGTGATCTACAACGGCCGTCTGGTCGCCGACGCCGACCCGGCCACCATCACCCCCGAGGAACTCGGCTCCGCCATGACCGGCGCCGCCGCCGGGCACCTGGAGCACGACGAACCGGGTGACCGGCACGACGAATCAGGCGCCCCGAGCGGCGCCACCGAGGCCGCCCCGGAGGACGAGGCCCGATGA
- a CDS encoding BMP family lipoprotein → MRRVSRIAIATAATAALAVTASACGSSSSESAGSGGKSKGVALAYDVGGKGDQSFNDAATAGMEKAAKDFGTGSKAIEPQDGESDADKVQRLEQLAKEGYNPVIGVGFAYAPAVKEAAKKYPKVSFGIVDDNTIKADNVADLVFHEEQSSYLAGVTAAKTTKSNTVGFIGGVDVPLIHKFEAGFEQGVKDTNPKVKVKSQYLTETAAEGGFSSPDKGQSAAEGQIDAGADVVYHAAGLSGQGVIKAAASHKVWAIGVDSDQYNQSALAKYKKYILTSALKNVQGAVYDLAKSVIKDKKPQSGEIRGSLENGGVGLADSNPVFKNDKDLQAALDKAEQGIKDGSIKVKTS, encoded by the coding sequence ATGCGCCGGGTGTCCCGAATCGCGATCGCGACCGCCGCGACCGCAGCCCTCGCCGTCACGGCGTCCGCCTGCGGCAGTTCGTCCAGTGAGTCCGCCGGCAGCGGCGGCAAGAGCAAGGGCGTCGCCCTCGCGTACGACGTCGGCGGCAAGGGCGACCAGTCGTTCAACGACGCCGCCACCGCCGGCATGGAGAAGGCCGCCAAGGACTTCGGCACCGGCTCCAAGGCCATCGAGCCCCAGGACGGCGAGTCCGACGCGGACAAGGTCCAGCGGCTGGAGCAGCTGGCCAAGGAGGGCTACAACCCGGTGATCGGCGTCGGCTTCGCCTACGCGCCCGCCGTCAAGGAAGCCGCCAAGAAGTACCCCAAGGTGTCCTTCGGCATCGTCGACGACAACACCATCAAGGCGGACAACGTCGCGGACCTGGTCTTCCACGAGGAGCAGTCCTCCTACCTCGCCGGTGTCACCGCCGCGAAGACCACCAAGTCGAACACCGTCGGCTTCATCGGCGGCGTGGACGTTCCGCTGATCCACAAGTTCGAGGCCGGCTTCGAGCAGGGCGTCAAGGACACCAACCCCAAGGTCAAGGTCAAGTCGCAGTACCTGACGGAGACCGCGGCCGAGGGCGGCTTCTCCAGCCCCGACAAGGGCCAGAGCGCGGCCGAAGGCCAGATCGACGCCGGTGCGGACGTCGTCTACCACGCGGCCGGTCTGTCCGGTCAGGGCGTCATCAAGGCCGCCGCCTCGCACAAGGTGTGGGCGATCGGTGTCGACTCCGACCAGTACAACCAGTCGGCGCTGGCGAAGTACAAGAAGTACATCCTGACCTCCGCGCTCAAGAACGTGCAGGGCGCGGTGTACGACCTCGCCAAGTCGGTCATCAAGGACAAGAAGCCGCAGAGCGGCGAGATCCGCGGCTCGCTGGAGAACGGCGGCGTGGGCCTGGCCGACTCCAACCCGGTCTTCAAGAACGACAAGGACCTGCAGGCCGCCCTCGACAAGGCCGAGCAGGGCATCAAGGACGGCTCGATCAAGGTCAAGACGTCCTGA
- a CDS encoding MFS transporter, translated as MSPADTGALTRVSADAPADAAADAPALPSDTMPDSASDSASAADSRLTPGGPGYRRMSLALFLAGVATFALLYSTQALLPLISDDLAVTAGAASWTVAAATGGLALFVLPMSALSERYGRRTVMTGSLAVAVTVGLLVPFAPSIGALVALRAVQGAALAGLPASATAYLAEEVRPKALVTAIGLFVAGNSVGGMSGRLITGWVAQLFGWRVAVGTIGVVAVVCAVAFRLLLPAPAHFTAGSLRPRVLLGALRDHLSNPLLRRLYAIGALFMTVFGGVYTVIGYRLTDAPFSLPQGVIGSIFLVYLVGTVSASTAGRLVGRLGRRGALYLAGGTTAAGLLLSLADSLVPVLLGLVLITAGFFAGHAVASSAVSRTATHGRAQAQALYQSGYYIGSSVGATLGATAYHATGWAGTVSLGLLALAGVAAITLAGTRAARRTAAARMA; from the coding sequence ATGTCTCCCGCCGATACCGGGGCGCTCACCAGGGTGAGCGCCGACGCCCCCGCCGACGCCGCAGCCGATGCCCCCGCCCTGCCCTCCGACACCATGCCCGACTCCGCGTCCGACTCCGCGTCCGCCGCCGACTCCCGGCTGACCCCGGGCGGTCCCGGCTACCGGCGAATGAGTCTCGCGCTCTTCCTCGCGGGCGTCGCGACCTTCGCCCTGCTCTACTCCACGCAGGCCCTGCTCCCGCTGATCTCCGACGACCTGGCGGTGACGGCGGGTGCGGCGAGCTGGACGGTGGCGGCCGCGACCGGCGGTCTGGCGCTGTTCGTGCTGCCGATGAGCGCGCTGTCGGAGCGGTACGGGCGGCGCACGGTCATGACCGGCTCACTCGCGGTCGCGGTCACCGTGGGACTGCTGGTGCCGTTCGCGCCGTCGATCGGCGCGTTGGTGGCGCTGCGCGCCGTGCAGGGCGCGGCCCTGGCCGGACTGCCCGCGTCGGCGACGGCGTACCTGGCCGAGGAGGTGCGGCCCAAGGCGCTGGTGACGGCGATCGGGCTGTTCGTGGCGGGCAACAGCGTCGGCGGGATGAGCGGCCGGCTGATCACCGGTTGGGTCGCGCAGCTGTTCGGCTGGCGGGTGGCCGTCGGCACGATCGGCGTCGTGGCGGTGGTGTGCGCGGTGGCGTTCCGGCTGCTGCTGCCGGCGCCGGCCCACTTCACGGCGGGCTCGCTGCGGCCGCGCGTGCTGCTCGGCGCGCTCCGCGACCACCTGTCCAACCCGCTGCTGCGCCGGCTGTACGCGATCGGCGCGCTGTTCATGACGGTCTTCGGCGGGGTCTACACGGTGATCGGCTACCGGCTGACCGACGCGCCGTTCTCGCTGCCGCAGGGCGTCATCGGCTCGATCTTCCTGGTGTACCTGGTGGGTACGGTCTCGGCGTCCACGGCGGGGCGGCTGGTGGGGCGGCTCGGCCGGCGCGGGGCGCTGTACCTGGCCGGTGGCACGACGGCGGCGGGGCTGCTGCTGTCGCTGGCGGATTCGCTGGTGCCGGTGCTGCTGGGGCTGGTGCTGATCACCGCGGGGTTCTTCGCGGGGCATGCGGTGGCGTCCTCGGCGGTGAGCCGGACGGCGACGCACGGGCGGGCGCAGGCGCAGGCGCTGTATCAGTCGGGGTATTACATCGGCTCCAGCGTGGGGGCCACGCTGGGGGCGACGGCCTACCACGCGACGGGGTGGGCGGGGACGGTGTCCCTCGGCCTCCTCGCGCTGGCGGGCGTCGCGGCGATCACCCTCGCCGGGACGCGTGCGGCCCGCCGTACGGCCGCGGCCCGGATGGCGTAA
- a CDS encoding LysR family transcriptional regulator, producing MHEQRSQPYLSPSGDTSDMEDIVAALAPRLAYFAGVARTEHVTRAAREMRVPQSTLSRAMVRLEQDLGVDLFARRGRTVALTPAGRTFLRSVERALAEIGRAAEEVRADADPAAGKVAFGFLHTMGSETVPGLIRAFRADHPRVRFSLVQNYGEAMLERLRAGELDLCLTSPVPDAPDLVGRRLDEQKLRLVVPADHRLAGRRRVRLAEAADEAFVTLEPGYGLRRITDDVCRAAGFVPRVAFEGEEAETLRGLVAAGLGVALLPPPAVPRPGVVELTVTAPRAVREIGVAWMEGHPDTPPVAAFKRFLLSRRGKLLSTAPDGL from the coding sequence ATGCATGAGCAGAGGTCGCAGCCGTACCTGTCACCGTCCGGTGACACAAGTGACATGGAAGACATCGTCGCGGCACTCGCCCCGCGCCTCGCGTACTTCGCCGGTGTCGCCCGTACCGAGCACGTCACGCGGGCCGCGCGCGAGATGCGGGTGCCGCAGTCGACGCTGTCCCGGGCCATGGTCCGGCTCGAACAGGACCTCGGCGTCGACCTGTTCGCCCGCCGCGGCCGCACCGTCGCCCTCACCCCGGCCGGCCGCACCTTCCTGCGCTCCGTCGAACGCGCGCTCGCCGAGATCGGCCGGGCCGCCGAGGAGGTGCGCGCGGACGCCGACCCGGCCGCCGGCAAGGTCGCCTTCGGCTTCCTGCACACCATGGGCTCCGAGACCGTCCCGGGGCTGATCCGCGCCTTCCGCGCCGACCATCCCCGGGTCCGCTTCAGCCTGGTGCAGAACTACGGCGAGGCCATGCTGGAGCGGCTGCGCGCGGGCGAGCTGGACCTCTGTCTGACCTCGCCCGTGCCGGACGCCCCCGACCTCGTCGGACGGCGGCTCGACGAGCAGAAGCTGCGCCTCGTCGTCCCGGCCGACCACCGCCTCGCCGGACGCCGTCGGGTGCGGCTCGCCGAGGCCGCCGACGAGGCGTTCGTGACCCTGGAGCCCGGCTACGGACTGCGCCGCATCACCGACGACGTCTGCCGCGCGGCCGGGTTCGTCCCGCGCGTCGCCTTCGAGGGCGAGGAGGCGGAGACCCTGCGCGGGCTGGTCGCGGCCGGGCTCGGCGTCGCGCTGCTGCCGCCGCCGGCCGTGCCGCGCCCCGGGGTCGTCGAGCTGACCGTCACCGCGCCGCGCGCGGTGCGCGAGATCGGCGTGGCCTGGATGGAGGGCCACCCGGACACCCCGCCGGTGGCCGCGTTCAAACGGTTCCTGCTCTCCCGCCGCGGAAAGCTGCTCTCCACCGCCCCGGACGGCCTCTGA
- a CDS encoding alpha/beta hydrolase, producing MAQQATAVRRARLGRALGPEARAVSGVVLLLPDGQEDSERRPSALRSAAGVRALARRLTRAGREDGLAVHAVHYRYRGWNGSEAHLSRDASWAVEEVLRRYGDVSVCLLGLGMGGRAALHAGGHAAVNSVVAVAPWLPEEDVAVPPEPVKQLVGRRVLIVHGTSDRRTDPELSFRLAARAKKANRDVCRFEVHSDGHGLHQYRSEVHALAEDFVRGALFGRPFSRPVQDALAAPPPLGLRMPLAAGFGQTRRG from the coding sequence ATGGCACAGCAAGCGACGGCGGTTCGCCGGGCCCGGCTGGGGAGGGCGCTCGGTCCGGAGGCGAGAGCGGTGAGCGGTGTGGTGCTGCTGCTCCCGGACGGCCAGGAGGACTCCGAGCGCAGGCCGTCCGCGCTGAGGTCGGCCGCCGGGGTGCGCGCGCTCGCGCGCCGGCTGACCCGTGCGGGCCGGGAGGACGGTCTGGCGGTGCACGCGGTGCACTACCGCTACCGCGGCTGGAACGGCAGCGAGGCGCACCTCTCCCGGGACGCCTCCTGGGCCGTGGAGGAGGTGTTACGGCGGTACGGGGACGTCTCCGTCTGTCTCCTCGGCCTCGGCATGGGCGGCCGGGCGGCGCTGCACGCGGGCGGGCACGCGGCCGTCAACTCCGTGGTCGCCGTGGCCCCCTGGCTGCCGGAGGAGGACGTGGCGGTGCCACCCGAACCGGTGAAGCAGCTCGTCGGGCGCCGGGTGCTGATCGTGCACGGCACCAGTGACCGGCGTACCGATCCGGAGCTGTCCTTCCGGCTGGCGGCGCGGGCGAAGAAGGCCAACCGGGACGTGTGCCGGTTCGAGGTGCACTCCGACGGTCACGGGCTGCACCAGTACCGGTCCGAAGTGCACGCGCTGGCCGAGGACTTCGTACGGGGGGCGCTGTTCGGGCGGCCGTTCTCCCGTCCGGTGCAGGACGCGCTGGCGGCGCCCCCGCCGCTGGGGCTGCGGATGCCGCTGGCGGCGGGGTTCGGGCAGACGCGCCGGGGGTGA